Within the Populus trichocarpa isolate Nisqually-1 chromosome 14, P.trichocarpa_v4.1, whole genome shotgun sequence genome, the region tagtttatatatttattttattatgatataatttgaattgaaattttttataattttaaaaaatgcaccGTTCCAATGACTTtgagttaaaaattaatttaaaatacgaAGCATTTTctagtaataatattaagataaaagGCACGTGGATAGAGGCAAAATCAGCACGCAccttttctgttaataataaaaacttgagaTTAATTTAGCCTACAATTACTAATATGGTAGTAACCAGAGGTTtacatagtttttaattttaaaacttgtaagATTAGTCAAAATATATACAAGCTGATATtaatatccatattaataaaaaaaattattagatgttTGGAGTCTTGAGAGAATATTTTTGAAAGTGTAATTTGTTtggaaattttgtaaaataatatttttttaaaaaattatttttaatattaataaattaaaataattaaaaaacattaaaatattattttaaaactaaaaaaatacgaCCAAAAGGGATATACGCGGTTTTAGTTTTGGTAATTGCATGATTCATCTTTGTACTCTTCCCATTTTCTTATTACAGCACCTTTACTCTTACTTTTTTAATGGGGTCCTTcaattctctgttttttcttaatgtgACCCTTCCGATGACATCCCGGCCAATTTCCCGGTCACGAGTGGCTTGTGGCATGACATGTTAACTaaaatcaaaacttgaaaaaaaagaagaagattatcGCTCCACTACTTTATTTTACTTTACTAATATCATAACTACCAATTATATCCGCTCTATCTTCATCGTCATTCATGACCAACAtcatcaatcattttctttttattttcttattgtcACCATCAAGTGCAACATCCGACTTCTCATCCTTTatgtcattattattatcatcatcattcgAGACCTTCTTCGTATTAACGTGCTCAATGTCTAATCGTGAGAGATTATTATGGTAAAGGATTCAATgaagtttgaaaataaaaataaaaacaagattttaattgaaaaaatgtttctttattttatattgaaatgcAATCGGAAGAGATCTGGACAAAGAGATTTGACtgtgattgagaatttaaacAATACTTATAGCCGAGAAATTAACTGGAATAATCGAAGGGGTCAAATTAAGAAACTGAAGAGAGTAGAGGGATCACATTAAGAAAATATGTAAAGTGCCTAAAGTATTAGAAGACCCTCCGAGACCAAGACGGGCGGCTATAAAAGACAATATTGGATAGAAGAGCTCAATAGGTTTTTGTTCGGTCATGGACTCCAATTCCCAACAACCAGGTtccttctctttcctttattttctccATCTCATCACCGTAAGAATCACAGCTTTGAATTGGAGGATCAAGACAAGAATAACCCTTTATTTATCTGTTTAATTTTCTTCTAGaggaattaaattattttcaattgatGATTCTATTTCTAGCTCCCTTTTATATAGATTTGGAGAATCTGTAACTTTTGATTTACttgctgttttttcttttcatgtcatGGGTAGTTTGTAATCTGTAATTCTTGTTGCAGGTAGTAGCCCTCCTCCTAAACCGTGGGAACGAGCGGGAACATCATCATCTGGCCCTACACCTTTTAAACCGCCATCCCCTGGAAGCACGAGTGACGTGGTTGAGGCATCTGGAACAACGAAACCGGGAGAAATTGTTCCTGCTACTGGTGGGAATACAGTTGCCACCGCAAATTCTTTTGGGAGACCTGTTCCCACTAGGCCCTGGGAGCAACAGAACGCTGGAACCATGTATTCGGGTATTTCGCCTTTCTTTCCTATGTTTGCAAGTGTGTGCAAATGGTAAACAAGTAATCTGTGATTTATgttaaattcacaacaaatgaTGTTGAATTCATGTGGGCCGTTGATTGAATCACAACGGTGTACTTAATGGGAGTAATAGGGTCTTGGTATActgaagattaaaattaaaagctaTATGATACGGATTAAAGGTGACTGCTGGGTTGGATAATAGCTTTGCTGCTTTATTTGACTAGTTTCATGTGTGggtattgttatttttgtgcAGGTTATAATAATGGGTACGGTACGGGAATGTATGGAAATTCCTATGGTGGAATGTATGGCTCTTCGTATGGTGGAGCTGGAGGGTATAGTGGTGGGATGTATGGGAACAGTTCATATAGAGGAGGTTACGGGGGGGTGTATAATGGAGGCATGTACGGTGGCGGTCTTGGTGGCGGTCTTGGTGGCGGTCTTGGTGGCGGTCTTGGTGGCGGTCTTGGTGGTGGTCTTGGTGGCGGTCTTGGTGGCCCAATGGGTGGTTATGGAGTGGGCATGGGTCCTTGCGGTGATCAAGATCCAAATAATCCCTTTGGTGCTCCACCGTCACCTCCAAGCTTTTGGGTTTCTTTTCTTCGAGTTGTAAGGGATCTCtcctttttcttgtctttttttcttcttgttgttttggcTTTGATTTATGACCACAGACCACCACCAGATCAAATACCAGTACGTTTTGTAGAGAGGAAAAGGTTTGCTC harbors:
- the LOC112324001 gene encoding peroxisomal membrane protein 13 isoform X4, producing the protein MDSNSQQPGSSPPPKPWERAGTSSSGPTPFKPPSPGSTSDVVEASGTTKPGEIVPATGGNTVATANSFGRPVPTRPWEQQNAGTMYSGYNNGYGTGMYGNSYGGMYGSSYGGAGGYSGGMYGNSSYRGGYGGVYNGGMYGGGLGGGLGGPMGGYGVGMGPCGDQDPNNPFGAPPSPPSFWVSFLRVMQGVVNVFGRISFLIDQNTQAFHMFMSALLQLFDRTGLLYGELARFALRLLGIKSKPRKVQGPGPDGFPVPHNPRGNQNYIEGPKAAPSGAWDNVWGNGPSN
- the LOC112324001 gene encoding peroxisomal membrane protein 13 isoform X3, with translation MDSNSQQPGSSPPPKPWERAGTSSSGPTPFKPPSPGSTSDVVEASGTTKPGEIVPATGGNTVATANSFGRPVPTRPWEQQNAGTMYSGYNNGYGTGMYGNSYGGMYGSSYGGAGGYSGGMYGNSSYRGGYGGVYNGGMYGGGLGGGLGGGLGGPMGGYGVGMGPCGDQDPNNPFGAPPSPPSFWVSFLRVMQGVVNVFGRISFLIDQNTQAFHMFMSALLQLFDRTGLLYGELARFALRLLGIKSKPRKVQGPGPDGFPVPHNPRGNQNYIEGPKAAPSGAWDNVWGNGPSN
- the LOC112324001 gene encoding peroxisomal membrane protein 13 isoform X2, whose translation is MDSNSQQPGSSPPPKPWERAGTSSSGPTPFKPPSPGSTSDVVEASGTTKPGEIVPATGGNTVATANSFGRPVPTRPWEQQNAGTMYSGYNNGYGTGMYGNSYGGMYGSSYGGAGGYSGGMYGNSSYRGGYGGVYNGGMYGGGLGGGLGGGLGGGLGGPMGGYGVGMGPCGDQDPNNPFGAPPSPPSFWVSFLRVMQGVVNVFGRISFLIDQNTQAFHMFMSALLQLFDRTGLLYGELARFALRLLGIKSKPRKVQGPGPDGFPVPHNPRGNQNYIEGPKAAPSGAWDNVWGNGPSN
- the LOC112324001 gene encoding peroxisomal membrane protein 13 isoform X1, which gives rise to MDSNSQQPGSSPPPKPWERAGTSSSGPTPFKPPSPGSTSDVVEASGTTKPGEIVPATGGNTVATANSFGRPVPTRPWEQQNAGTMYSGYNNGYGTGMYGNSYGGMYGSSYGGAGGYSGGMYGNSSYRGGYGGVYNGGMYGGGLGGGLGGGLGGGLGGGLGGGLGGGLGGPMGGYGVGMGPCGDQDPNNPFGAPPSPPSFWVSFLRVMQGVVNVFGRISFLIDQNTQAFHMFMSALLQLFDRTGLLYGELARFALRLLGIKSKPRKVQGPGPDGFPVPHNPRGNQNYIEGPKAAPSGAWDNVWGNGPSN